Sequence from the Amycolatopsis sp. NBC_00345 genome:
TCGTCGAGGAGGCGACGCGGACGCTGCGCGACATGATCCGCGCCGCCCGGACCGACCGGAACAGCTACCGGCGGATGATCCAGGCCTCGGTGCGCACGCTGTACGAACACGTCCGCGCCCAGGAGGACCACTTCCGGTTCCTCACGCGCGAGCGCTACAGCGGCACCGGCCCGGTGGCGCGGGCCATCGCCGTGGAGCTGAAGCTGTTTTCCAGCGAGCTGGCGATCGACCTCGCCCGGTTCGACCACCTGCGGGAATGGCCGTCCGAAGACCTGTACATCCTGGCCGACCTGATCGTCACGGCGATGCTCGCCACGGTCGTCGACCTCCTGGAAGCCCGCCCCGGCGACGCGGAGGCGGACGCGCGCACGATCGCCGTCGCGGAGAAGCGGCTGCGGCTGATCCTGCTCGGCGTGCCCCGCTGGCAGCCGTCCGCCTAGCGGGCGAACCGCTCACCCGTCTGCTGAGGCGAAATGCGTCTCAAGCGGCTAGGGACTCTCCTTCGCACGTGGTAGAAAACGCGGAGATCGATGATCCTCAAGGTCGAGGAGGTCGCGTGGCGGAGAGCGGAAACCGGCTGACGGTCGGGGTGGTCGCGGAGTCCCGGCCCGGGGAGCGCCGGGTGGCGATGGTGCCGAAGCTGGTCGCCCGGCTGGCGCAGCGTGGCCTCCGGGTGGTGGTCGAACCGCGGGCCGGAGCCGGCGCACAGCTGGCGGACGACGCGTACGTGCAGGCCGGCGCCGAACTCGGCGACGCCTGGGCGGCCGACGTCGTGCTGAAGGTCGCGCCACCGTCCGAAAGCGAGGTCGGCAAGCTGAAACCGGGCACCGTCCTGATCGGATTCCTCGATCCCCGCGGTGACCCCGGCGGCATAACCACGCTGGAGCGGGCCGGCGTGCGCGCGTTCGCGATGGAGGCCGTTCCCCGGATCTCCCGCGCGCAGGCGATGGACGCATTGTCTTCGCAGAGCAGCGTTTCCGGCTATCGCGCGGTGCTGCTCGCCGCGGAGAAGTTCACGCGGTTCTTCCCGATGCTGACCACCGCGGCCGGCACCGTTCCACCGGCGAAGGTGCTGGTGCTCGGCGCCGGCGTCGCGGGCCTGCAGGCGCTCGCCACGGCCAAGCGGCTCGGCGCGCAGACCACCGGGTACGATGTGCGGCCCGAGGTGGGGGAGCAGGTGCGCTCGATCGGCGCGAAGTTCCTCGACCTCGGCATCGAGGCCGTCGGCGAGGGCGGTTACGCGCGAGAGCTGACCGAGGAGGAGCGCGCCGAGCAACAGCGCCGGCTCACCGAGGCGATCACGAAGTTCGACGTGGTCATCACCACCGCGCTGGTGCCCGGGCGAAAGGCACCGACCCTCGTCACCGCCGACGCCGTGAAGGGCATGCCCGCCGGCGGCGTTGTGCTCGACCTGGCCGGCGAGAGCGGCGGCAACTGCGAGCTGAGCCGGCCCGGCGAGGACGTCGTCGAGTACGACGTCACGATCAGCGCCCCGCTCAACCTGCCGGCCGGGATGCCGGCGCACGCGAGCGAGCTGTACGCCCGGAACGTCACGGAGCTGCTCGAACTGCTGGTCACCACCGACGGCGAGCTGAAACTCGACTTCTCCGACGAGGTCGTCGCCGGGGCCAACGTGGCCGGGCGCGAAGGGAGCGCATCGTGACGCTGGTGGAGAACCTGGCCGTGCTGGTGCTCGCGGGCTTCGTGGGCTTCACGGTGATCTCGAAGGTGCCGAACACCCTGCACACCCCGCTGATGTCCGGCACCAACGCCATCCACGGCATCGTCCTGCTGGGCGGGCTGGTCGTGCTCGGGCTGGGCGTCGACGGGGTGCTCAACAAGATCCTGCTGGTGATCGCCATCGCGTTCGGCACGATCAACGTGGTCGGCGGCTTCCTCGTCACCGACCGGATGCTGGCGATGTTCAAGGCGAAGAAGCCGGAATCGGGCGAGGAAGAGGAGAACGGCAAGTGACCCAGCTCGTCGCGGTCCTCTACATCGTCGCGTTCGCCCTGTTCATCTACGGCCTGATGGGCCTCACCGGCCCGCGCACGGCGGTGCGCGGCAACTGGATCGCCGCCACCGGCATGGGCGTCGCGGTGGTCGCGACGCTGCTCACACCCGGAATGGGCAACTGGCTGCTGATCGTCCTCGGCGTCGCGATCGGCGCGCTGGTCGGCGTGCCGTCCGCGCGCAAGGTCAAGATGACCGCGATGCCGCAGATGGTGGCGCTGTTCAACGGCGTCGGCGGCGGCGCGGTGGCCCTGATCGCGTGGGTCGAGTTCCGCAGCACCGACGCGTACGCGCACGAGCCGCTGTACGTCGCGATCGCCTCGCTCTTCGCCGCGCTGATCGGCTCGATCTCCTTCTGGGGCTCGATCATCGCGTTCGGCAAGCTGCAGGAGGTCATCACCGGCCGCCCGGTCACGCTCGGGAAGCTCCAGCAGCCGGTGAACGCGCTGCTCCTGCTGATCGCGCTCGCCTGCGCCGTGATCATCCTGGTCGGGGGCGACGCGGAGCTGCTGGTGATCGGGCTGCTCGTGGCCGCCGCGATCCTGGGTGTCACGTCGGTGCTGCCTATCGGCGGCGCCGATATGCCGGTGGTGATCTCGCTGCTGAACGCGTGCACCGGCCTTTCCGCGGCCGCGATGGGCCTGGCGCTGTCCAACACGGCGCTGATCGTGGCGGGCATGATCGTCGGCGCGTCCGGCTCGATCCTGACGAACCTGATGGCGAAGGCGATGAACCGGTCGATCCCGGCGATCGTGGCCGGCGGGTTCGGCGGCGGCACGGCCGTCGCGTCCAGCGCGGGTTCGGGCGAGGC
This genomic interval carries:
- a CDS encoding TetR family transcriptional regulator encodes the protein MVGVEEPVTRQERKQRTRQALLDAALELLADRGFASLSLREVAKRAGIVPTAFYRHFASMEELGVALVEEATRTLRDMIRAARTDRNSYRRMIQASVRTLYEHVRAQEDHFRFLTRERYSGTGPVARAIAVELKLFSSELAIDLARFDHLREWPSEDLYILADLIVTAMLATVVDLLEARPGDAEADARTIAVAEKRLRLILLGVPRWQPSA
- a CDS encoding Re/Si-specific NAD(P)(+) transhydrogenase subunit alpha, which encodes MAESGNRLTVGVVAESRPGERRVAMVPKLVARLAQRGLRVVVEPRAGAGAQLADDAYVQAGAELGDAWAADVVLKVAPPSESEVGKLKPGTVLIGFLDPRGDPGGITTLERAGVRAFAMEAVPRISRAQAMDALSSQSSVSGYRAVLLAAEKFTRFFPMLTTAAGTVPPAKVLVLGAGVAGLQALATAKRLGAQTTGYDVRPEVGEQVRSIGAKFLDLGIEAVGEGGYARELTEEERAEQQRRLTEAITKFDVVITTALVPGRKAPTLVTADAVKGMPAGGVVLDLAGESGGNCELSRPGEDVVEYDVTISAPLNLPAGMPAHASELYARNVTELLELLVTTDGELKLDFSDEVVAGANVAGREGSAS
- a CDS encoding NAD(P) transhydrogenase subunit alpha produces the protein MVENLAVLVLAGFVGFTVISKVPNTLHTPLMSGTNAIHGIVLLGGLVVLGLGVDGVLNKILLVIAIAFGTINVVGGFLVTDRMLAMFKAKKPESGEEEENGK
- a CDS encoding NAD(P)(+) transhydrogenase (Re/Si-specific) subunit beta yields the protein MTQLVAVLYIVAFALFIYGLMGLTGPRTAVRGNWIAATGMGVAVVATLLTPGMGNWLLIVLGVAIGALVGVPSARKVKMTAMPQMVALFNGVGGGAVALIAWVEFRSTDAYAHEPLYVAIASLFAALIGSISFWGSIIAFGKLQEVITGRPVTLGKLQQPVNALLLLIALACAVIILVGGDAELLVIGLLVAAAILGVTSVLPIGGADMPVVISLLNACTGLSAAAMGLALSNTALIVAGMIVGASGSILTNLMAKAMNRSIPAIVAGGFGGGTAVASSAGSGEARPVRSTSAADTAIQMAYASKVVVVPGYGMAVAQAQHTVREMAKLLESKGIEVAYAIHPVAGRMPGHMNVLLAEADVPYEQLKEMDEINSEFAQTDVALVIGANDVINPAAETDPGSPIYGMPILKVSDSRSVIVLKRSMSSGFAGIDNDLFYDAKTSMLFGDAKSSVGEIVEELKAL